The following DNA comes from Sinorhizobium mexicanum.
ACGTTCCGATCCCGGTTCCGCTCGCCTACCACTCCTTCGGTGGCTGGAAGTCCTCATCCTTCGGCGATCTCAACCAGCATGGGACGGACTCGTTCAAGTTCTGGACCAAGACGAAGACCATCACCTCGCGTTGGCCGTCCGGCATCAAGGACGGCGCCGAGTTCTCCATCCCGACGATGAGGTAGAGGAACACTGAAGCGCGTCGCGTTCAATCCAACTCATGCGACGCGCTTTAGTTCATTGCTTTCATGCATGTCGTTGTCCCAAAACCGAGGCACACTTTTGGGCGACATGCATCAAGATCGTCCAATCTGGGATCCTCCCATCTGGGCCTCCTTCGGGAGGTCCTTTTTTGTTGCATCGGGTGTGGCGATACAACTAACGTCGCTGCATCGATCGGAGATTCGCGATATCGGGGGATAGTGGCGGTTTCCGCATTTCTGCATTTCGAGCGCACCGGGCGGACATCTCATCGCCGGGCGTTTCTAACTCAGAGCGAGGGGGAAATCATGGCTTTGAGCGAGCCAGCAGCGATGCCGGCATATCTTGATCGTCGTAACAATTTCGGGCGCTCGCCAGCAGGCGGCTTCCAGCGCTTGTCCTTTGCCGGCAGCGCCAGCGAATATTTCGGGATCTGGATCGTCAATATCCTGCTGACGATTGTCACGCTCGGCATTTATTCGGCATGGGCGAAAGTTCGCCGCAACCGCTACTTCTACGGCAACACCGTGCTGCTCGGCCGCGGCTTCGAGTATCACGCCAAGGGGGGCCAGATCCTCATCGGTCGCTTGATCGTCTTCGCCTATCTGATCTTCTACAACGTCGTGCTCACCGTCATGCCGCTTGCCGGCTTGGTAATCGGCCTGCTGTTCTTCCTCTTCGTGCCATGGCTCCTTACCCGTGGTTTGCGTTTCAGCGCCCGGGTCACAAGCTACCGCAACGTGCGCTTCGACTTTGTCGGGCGGACCGGTGGGGCGTTCGTGGCGTTTATCGTCGGTCCGGTGCTTGCAGCGCTGACGCTCGGCATCCTTGCGCCACTGGCCAGTCGTTGGTCCTACCGCTACATCGGCAACAATCTCCGCTACGGGCGGAAGCCCTTTGCAACCGATCCAGGCCTTGGCGCGATCTACAAGACCTGGCTGCCGTCAGCGGCGATGATCCTTCTTGGGTTTCTGATCATCGGAGTTATCATCGCGATCAATATTACTGCAATGGCGCCATTGATCGACGACCCCGACGCAATTTCGGACGAGCTTCAGGCCTCGATTGGGGCGCTGACGGTGCTCATCTATGTTCTGATGTTCGCCGTCTTCGGGACAGCATCACTGTTTTACCGTGCGGGGGTGCGCAATGTCGCCTGGTCCGCCACGATCTTCGACGGCAAGCATCGCTTGTTGAGTGATCTCTCGCGGTTTCGCTACACTTGGATTGCCGTGTCGAACTTCGTCGTCACACTGGTCACCCTCGGCCTGATGCGGCCATGGGCGGCGGTTCGAATGGCCACCTACGTCAACGAGCACACGGCCGTCCGTTTCGAGGGCGAAGTTGGGGAGATCTTCTCGGCCATCGAGCAGGAGGGGTCTGCCGTCGGGGCGGAGTTCATGGATATTGAAGGCTTCGACTTTGGCTTCTGACAATCCGATCATTGCGCTTGGCGAGTGGCATCCGGCCGGTTCGAGTCGCTCGGTGCCCTCGAGCCTCGCCGAGGCCGGAGAGCGCCTGACGGTCCACGATGATGCAGGCGCCGAACTCAGCAGCGGCAAGCTTTCGGCCGTCGAGATTTCGCCGCGGGTCGGCGCTGTCGCGCGGCGGATTACCTTCCCCGACGGATCACTCTTCGGGACAAGCGACAACGATGCGATCGATGGGTTCCTTGCGCGCAAGGGCCGGGGCAGGGAAGGGATCATCCACCGGATGGAGCGCTTTCATCCGCGCCTCATCGCCTTTGTCGCAGCTGCCATCCTCTTTGGCGCGTTGATCTATCGCTTCGCCTTGCCCGCCCTCGTCGAAGTCGCCGTTGCCGTGACACCACCCATCGTGCCGCGCGTCATGTCGTCGAGCACGCTCGAGGCCCTGGATCGGACAGTGCTCGACCAATCCGAGCTTGACGAGGCGCGGCGCGGCAAGATTCTCGATGGCTTCGGGGATATCGCAGCCTTGTCGGGCGTGGGAGGGGAGCGCTACACGCTTAACTTCCGCAAGGGCGGCGCCATCGGTCCCAACGCCTTTGCATTGCCGGACGGCACCCTGATCCTCACCGATGAACTGGTTGAACTGGCCGGCGACGACACGGAGATGATCGTCGGCGTGCTCGCGCATGAAATAGGGCATGTAGAGCTGAAGCACAGTCTCCGGCAGATCTATCGCGCCGCCGGCGTTGCCGCGCTGATCATGGTGATCGCCGGCGATATCGGCTCGGGCGCCGAGGACGTGCTCGTCCAGGGCGGCGGCCTGCTATCGCTTTCCTACTCGCGCTCTGCCGAAGCGGCAGCCGACCGGCATTCAGTCGAGCTGATGGTGAAGTCCGGTCGCGATCCGGCGGCGATCGCGCGTTTCTTCCAGCTTATCGAGACGAAGCTCGAAGATCGCTCCGAGACCAGCATATTTTCAACGCATCCGGGGACGCCCGAGCGGCGCAAAGCGATCCTGGATCTGATAACCGAGCTACAGGCGCGGCCGCGATAATCATGCAAATGAAAACAGCGGGCGTTCGGGCCCGCTGCTTTTGCTGTCGCTGCGTGATTCCTTAGAGCGGAATCGCTTTAAGGACGAAATCATGTACTGCAGCGTCCTTTGCGCGTCTGGTAAGATGCGCGGCGCTGCAGTAATTTCTCCGCTCAATCCTGCGGGCCGTCGTTGAAACCGACCTTGTCGACCAGTTCCGACGCCTTCTTGCGGTTGGCCGCGATGTCGGCAAGCGGCAGCGTATCCGGCTTGATCGCGCCGAAGGACTTGACGATTTCGGAAGGCTCGGCGCCCGCGAGCACCGGGTATTCGAAGACCTGCTCCGCATAGATCTTCTGCGCTTCGCCTTCGGACAGGAATTCCATCAGCTTGAGGGCGTTATCCTTGTTCGGTGCGTTCTTGGCGAGCGCCATGCCGGAGATGTTGACATGGGTGCCGCGATCCTTGCTGTTCGGGAACAGGACCTTGATGGCGGCCGCCCATTCCTTCTGTTCGGGCTCCCTTTCGTTGGTCATCATGAGGCCGACGTAATAGGTGTTGCCAAGGGCGAGGTCGCATTCGCCGGCAAGAATGGCCTTGGCCTGGTCACGATCGCCGCCATCTGGCTTCTTGGCGAGGTTGTTTCTGAGACCGGTCAGCCACTTCTCCGTTTCGGCTTCGCCGTGATGGGCAACCATCGAGGCGAAGAGACCGATATTGTAGGAGTGCTGGCCGTCACGCGTGCAGATCTTGCCCTTCCACTTCGGATCGGCGAGCTCTTCGTAGGTGATGTCGTTCTCGGCCACGCGTTCCTTCGAGGCGTAGACGACACGACCGCGCGTCGTCAGGCCGAACCAGTTGCCGTCGGGGTCGCGGAAATGCGCCGGAATATCCTTGTTGATCGTCTCGTTGACGACCGGCTGCGTGACACCGGCGTCCTTCGCTTCGGTGAGGCGGCTGATATCGACGGTCAGGATAACGTCGGCAGGAGAGTTTGCGCCTTCCGCCTGAATGCGCTCGACAAGGCCCTTGTCGAGGAAGAGCACATTGGTGGTGATGCCGGTCTCCTTGGTAAAGGCGTCCAGCAGAGGCTGGATCAGATCCGGCTGGCGATAGGAATAGATGTTGACTTCGCCATCAGCCCAGACGGGCGCGGTCGAAGCGAACAGCGTCGCCGTTACCGACAGTGCCCCGATCATCGCTCTTGACATGCGCATGGTGCTCTCCGTTTTCGTTTTGCATGTAACTTAACAAAATTGGTCATCTTTTTGACGCCGCGCGCACGGACAGTCAACTGCGAAAAGGTAGCCGTCAATCAGAAGTGATTTTTGCTGTTTTTGGAATTGTTCCAAACTGCGATCCGTCCTATATGATGAAAAGATGAATTTCTCGATCCCGGAGTGAATTATGCGTCTGACGAAGCAAACGAACTACGCGGTTCGCATGCTGATGTACTGTGCTGCGAACGGCGAGAAGCTCAGCCGCATCCCTGAGATCGCCAAGGCCTACGGTGTCTCCGAGTTGTTCCTGTTCAAGATTTTGCAGCCGCTGACCAAAGCGGGCCTGGTGGAAACCGTGCGCGGCCGCAATGGCGGTGTACGACTGCCGAAGCCGGC
Coding sequences within:
- a CDS encoding M48 family metallopeptidase; amino-acid sequence: MASDNPIIALGEWHPAGSSRSVPSSLAEAGERLTVHDDAGAELSSGKLSAVEISPRVGAVARRITFPDGSLFGTSDNDAIDGFLARKGRGREGIIHRMERFHPRLIAFVAAAILFGALIYRFALPALVEVAVAVTPPIVPRVMSSSTLEALDRTVLDQSELDEARRGKILDGFGDIAALSGVGGERYTLNFRKGGAIGPNAFALPDGTLILTDELVELAGDDTEMIVGVLAHEIGHVELKHSLRQIYRAAGVAALIMVIAGDIGSGAEDVLVQGGGLLSLSYSRSAEAAADRHSVELMVKSGRDPAAIARFFQLIETKLEDRSETSIFSTHPGTPERRKAILDLITELQARPR
- a CDS encoding YjgN family protein, giving the protein MPAYLDRRNNFGRSPAGGFQRLSFAGSASEYFGIWIVNILLTIVTLGIYSAWAKVRRNRYFYGNTVLLGRGFEYHAKGGQILIGRLIVFAYLIFYNVVLTVMPLAGLVIGLLFFLFVPWLLTRGLRFSARVTSYRNVRFDFVGRTGGAFVAFIVGPVLAALTLGILAPLASRWSYRYIGNNLRYGRKPFATDPGLGAIYKTWLPSAAMILLGFLIIGVIIAINITAMAPLIDDPDAISDELQASIGALTVLIYVLMFAVFGTASLFYRAGVRNVAWSATIFDGKHRLLSDLSRFRYTWIAVSNFVVTLVTLGLMRPWAAVRMATYVNEHTAVRFEGEVGEIFSAIEQEGSAVGAEFMDIEGFDFGF
- a CDS encoding Fe(3+) ABC transporter substrate-binding protein yields the protein MRMSRAMIGALSVTATLFASTAPVWADGEVNIYSYRQPDLIQPLLDAFTKETGITTNVLFLDKGLVERIQAEGANSPADVILTVDISRLTEAKDAGVTQPVVNETINKDIPAHFRDPDGNWFGLTTRGRVVYASKERVAENDITYEELADPKWKGKICTRDGQHSYNIGLFASMVAHHGEAETEKWLTGLRNNLAKKPDGGDRDQAKAILAGECDLALGNTYYVGLMMTNEREPEQKEWAAAIKVLFPNSKDRGTHVNISGMALAKNAPNKDNALKLMEFLSEGEAQKIYAEQVFEYPVLAGAEPSEIVKSFGAIKPDTLPLADIAANRKKASELVDKVGFNDGPQD